The stretch of DNA gatcttagcgcaGGAAGGAACAGTCATgtagtatcttctcgaatggcaaaggagagtagactcgtgacaaggcgtccggtttgagatcttcgacccgggtctataggtgaggatataACTGGGAATCGGCTTTGAGAAAAGAGACCATAACGaggcttgtctggagttcaaccgcttcacCTGCTGGATATagctccagatttttgtggtcgtAAGCAGCTTGTTGAAAATGGTTAAgaagcccctcgagccagtgtctcattccttcaatgccatcttaaccgctaggacgttcacgatcccccacatcgtaattccctTCGCGGGGTAAAGCCGGTGAAGAGAAGCGGCGCATaggatgaagcctcttgtctCCCCCCTCTGAGAAGGACAGCTGCCAACACGCACCTCTGATGCGTCTAAAACCTCCACCTACAAATAGGTCAATcgccgtcggtagtgtcaggaatggggagcagagaggatgcgctggcTCTGAGTCCTTGGGAAGGCCGTCTCgccttctcttccccacagaaacctttgtgttgccacccttgttacagctgagagagggggcTGCACCGGAGCTgaaagttcttgatgaacttgcggtaaaagttagtggccaggaaacgctgaacttcctcaACGGACCTTGGGAATGGGCCAACTCCCGCTCCGGCCCCTACGCTTCTTGGGgtcatctggactcgaccgggtttcCAACTAgcaaatcccaggaattgtactcgagaggaatggaattcaacacttttccggcttaacgtacaaatggctgtctaggaggcgtttgagcactttgtctgacatgcttagtgttgTTCTTGAAGGGAGGCTCGAAAAGATGGAGGATGTCatcaagtaaacaaacacgaagcATATCCTAAGCAACATCGTTATGAAGCGCTTgggaacacagccggggcgttggtcaggcgAAGGGATCACCAAGTATTCGGTAGTGACgacagtaggcgtgttgaaagcgggtCTTCATCGTCACCGGGTTTgaatccgcacaagatggtatgcgttccgcaggtcagcttagtgaagaccactgctttcctggagcagctcaaggcTGTGGCCATCAAGGGGTAGGCGGTTAGCGGTTACCGGACAGGTTATGGGCATTAAGTCCCCCCGGTAGTTCCGATGCAAggtcgtaatccaccgtctttttTGCCACAAAGGCAAAACCCTGCTCCCGTAATTcggcgaggtggatggacgcatgagggCCCTGCTGCAGAGCGTCCTtagatgtaggtatccatagcagctcgttcggtgGGGGAGATGAGGGAAAAGAAATCGACCCCTGGGGGGGCAGGTTGCCCGAAACAGGTTCGATGGGGGCAATCGTAAGTCtatgggtggtagtttggtggccctcttgtttgctaaataccaagtttgaggtcatggttaacactcgggaactcggacCGGTCGATGGGATTGCTAGAGAATCGggaggggaactcggggaactagggaagatacaagtggcttgggtAGTAGGAcgcccactgcttgatagtggcCCACAGACCAGGTCGATgttgagggttatggctgtgcaGCAGGGGTATCCCAGgcacgagagggaactcggaacacgaggtcaagatgaaagttcatcacttctggtgttgggaaactgacaGTCGCAAAGAGGGTaagtgacacgagtgacaagtcccaGTATCCCAAGGCCTtgccatccaacgtagtaaccctttgGGGTCCACTaagaggttcagagggaacgccatttTCTTCGAACCAAACActcatccatgaagttacctggcGGCTCCAGAGTCCTACCAAGGCTTTTGAAGGGGAAGCTTCGTGGTTGTCCCAGGACAGGGTAACTGGGAAATACAGcaaggcgggagttggatggatgggaggcgGTTGTAtggtttcccgttacagtcctcccaggcctgcacgggagaggtGCGTTTTCCCTGGTAGCCCggacacgtggagaggaaatggcccggtttgccgcaatcaTTAGACAGCATCGTCCGTTATCCGGTCGTCTCTCTcacagcctgggagatgcgtccaacctgcatggagTTCCGGTGGAGTCCACGAGGATAAAGGGTGGAAGACTCGGAGCTGGACCGATAGGActagggtgagagatctacggttgagctcttctctctctcagacgctggtctatgcgtgaagcaacttgatcagggactcgaggttgtccggtggtttCCCAAGTGGCCAgtttcatcttggatggtgtcggaaagacgCCTTCAAAAACACACTGTGAGGCGCCTCGTCGTTCAgagccactcgctgctgccaccgtgcggACTGGATGGCATAgttccgtcacgctgcgccgaccttggctgAGGTCAGGAAGCtttgtttggctgagtcaggacccTGGTGGGATCTTGAAACACTCCGCTTGAAATTCTTCAAGCAAAAGGTAGAGTAGCATGGCACGCAGGGActtttgggcatcccacacagcagttagcccaggctagggctttttttccgacagcagggtgatgatatatgctatctggACGGGTCGGTTGGGGAAAAATCGCGAGGTTGCAGCTCggcaggagagagaacattgggtgaaaaaccccttccaaagcactcggatcacctgagaacccGTTGGGGAGGCGGCAACAAAGACGAGGTTTCAGCAGGGGGTTAACCTGCACGGGCACTTGAtttctgatgaactggagcagaaggcGTTGCAGGGGAAAATTGATCCAGAAATCTGTTTTATGGGAAGTCATCACATCTCGACAGAGTTGAGAATGTCCCAGCcagtaaggcctcttgctgaaccagagcagcttcgtgacgttggacagtcccctgcgtggtgggacagcatggggaaaaggtcctgggtactggctgctcTGGGTTCCATTTTAATGGCTgcagtgtttctgtcaggttagcccggtgagagaaacagtcactaatagttcgcagaacccagaagatgaggcagactcacagctactagaaatggtggtttaataaaaggacaaggaTCTTCCAAGCAAAGAATTATAAATCCagccacgtccaaaaataaagcaaGCGGCACAAAATGGATATTCCTCCAAAAATACAAGAAACTCCNNNNNNNNNNNNNNNNNNNNNNNNNNNNNNNNNNNNNNNNNNNNNNNNNNNNNNNNNNNNNNNNNNNNNNNNNNNNNNNNNNNNNNNNNNNNNNNNNNNNNNNNNNNNNNNNNNNNNNNNNNNNNNNNNNNNNNNNNNNNNNNNNNNNTAGTCTTTGTGTCATCATTATTAGCTGCTTGTCCAGTAGTCTTGTGTTCATCATTACTACTGTGCGTCCCTAAGTGCCTTTGTGATTCATCCATTATACTATTGTCGTTTAGTGATCTTATTGTGTTATCATTACTACTTGTCTCAAGTATTCTTTGTGTTCATTCATTTATGATATGCTGTCCTCAGTAGTCTTGTGCTTCATCCATTATTACTGACTTTGTCAGTAGTCTTGTGTTCATCAATTATTACTATTGTCATAGTCCTTTGTGTTCACATATTTACTATTCATTATTGATCACCTCCAGAGGTCTTTGTGTCATCATTATACTATGTCTAGTAGTCTTTTGCATACATTCCATTACTACTATTGTCCATAGCTTTTGTGATCATCATTACTTACTATTGCTAGTAGTCGTTTGTGTTCATCATTATTACTATTTGTCAGTAGTCTTTGTGCTTCACATACTGTACTACTTTGCCAGTATCGTTGATGTTCATCATTATTAACTATTGCTGCTATAGTCTTGAGTTCATCTATTACGTACATTGTTCAGTAGTCTTTGTGCTTCATCATTTACTACATTGTCAAGTAGTCTTTGTGTTCAATCATTTTACGTATTGCACGTAGTCTTTGGGTTCCAGTCATTATATACTCTGTCCAGTAGTCGTTTCGGTATCATTACCATACTATGTCTAGTAGTCTTTTGGTGTTCATCATATTACTACTATTTGTCCAGTAGTCTTTGTCGCTCATCATTATCTACTGCCTGTCTAGTAGTTCTTTGTGTTCATCATAACTACCTATAGCTAGTTTGTCTCCTTACTACTATTGTCAGTAGTCTTTGTGTTCATCATTATACGTGTCAGTAGTCTGTGTTGTTCATCATTATTACTCTGTCCAGTTTATCTTGTGTTTCATCATTATCTACTGCATTGTCCCAGTAGCCTTCTTGTGTTCATCATTTATTACTGCGGTTCCCAGTACAGTTCTTTGCGTGTCATCATTACTACTGCTGTATTGTCTATGTCTTCAATGTGCTTCATCATTACCTTACTGCTGCTCCACGTAGTCTTTGTTCATCATTACTACATGCTGTCTAGTATTCTTTGTGTTCATCTATTATACTACTGTCCAGTAGTCTTTGTGCATCATTCATTACTAACTTGCTCTAGTAGTCTTTGGTGTTCATCATACTACTGCATGGATCAGTAGTTCTTTGTGTTTCATCATTACTAACTGCCTGTTCCAGTAGTCTTTGTGGCCTTCATCATTATACGTTACTGTGTTTAGCTAGTCTTTTGTCATCATTACACTACTGCTATGGTCCAGTAGTCTTTTGTGCTCATTCATCTTGTGTTTGTATTACTACTACGCTGTCTAGTTAGTCTTTGTGTTTCATCGACGTACTGACTAGCTGTCCAGTAGTCTTTGTGTGCATCATAGCTACTGATTGTCCCTAGTAGTCTGTTTGTTCATCAATTACTACTAGTCCAGTAGTCTTTGTGCTTCATCATATACTGCCCGTCCAGTAGTTCTTTGTGTTCATCATTTATTACCTGCGATTCCGTAGTGTTTTGTTGTTCATCATAATTACTGTGCCTCAGTAGTCTTGTGGTTCTACAGTGTACTTACTGCTGTCCAGTAGTCTTTCTGTTCATCATTAACTGACATGTCTAGTACTTTGTGTTCATCATTACTACTATTGTCTAGTAGTCCCTTTGTGATTCTACtatgctagttagcttgctactTACTTCTATGTTTAGTCTTTGTGGTCATCATTACTACTATTGGCTAGTAGTCTTCTTGTTCATCATTACTAACTGCTGTCTAGTATCTTTGTCATCATTACTACTATGTCCATAGTTTTGTGTTCATCATTACTTACTGCCATGTCTGTAGTCTTGTGTTCATCATTACTTCTATTGTCAGTAGTCTTTGGTTCAATCATGTACTACTTGCTGTCCAGTAGTCTTTGTGTTCTTACACTGCGTCGTATTTTTACATACTGCTTGTCTAGCTAGTCTTTGTTTCCATCATTACTACTGCTGTCCAGTAGTCTGTTGTTCATCATTACCTACTGCTTGTCACAGTAGTCTTTGTGTTCATCCACTTATTACTGCTGTCCAGTATCTTTGTGTTTCTCATTATTACTGCTGTCTAGTGTCTTTGTGTTCATCATTACTACTTGCTGTCCAGTAGTCTTTGTGTCATCATTACCTTACTATTGTCTAGTAGTCTTTGTGTTCATCATTACTACTGCTGTCCAGTAGTCTTTGTTTCATCATTACTACTCTGTCCAGTAGTCTTGTGTTCATAGTTTACATACCAAATACAGTCATGTCAGATAAGAGAGGCAAACGTTCATTTGTTTTCAAACTAGTTACAAAGACACGCACACCCACAGACCAACATGGCTTAGCTCCAGACTAAATAGTTTATATTAGGATAGGCTGGGAAATGGTGTCAGAGAGACTGtatcccccacacacacccagtcaGGCTCTCATGAGGAGCATCACCAGAGGCATGGGTGAGCCAGCTACACCACAGACAGGAAGATATATgcaggccaaacacacacagtgagaaacagatagacacacacacacagacggttCATTATAACTTGCTGTTTGAACAGGTGTCTGGCTGACAAgagacagtgttgtgtgtgtgtgagtgagtgagatgagtcAGTGAGACATCACTCTACACCTGAAACCTGTGAAAGCCGATTCTTTCTAAAGCTGCTTGCCCAAAACATACACTGTCTTAGCTAACCAGAGGACACCATGCTTTAGGCTACTTCTCCTAGCTCTGTTCAAATGATTAAGACAACACACGCACTAAAGGACCTAACAAGGGGAAGTACTGGAGAGATCACTTTCTAACATTTAAATGCTAATGGCTTTAATTTATTATCAGCAGGCTATCCAGGAATTACATCCCCTGCCCATGTGGTTTACAATGACAACGGAGATACAGTTgacgttggaagtttacatacaccttagccaaatacatttaaactcagctgttcacaaatcctgacatttaatcctagtaaaaattccctgtcttaggtcagttaggatcaccaactttattttaagaatgtgaaatgtcagaataatagttgagaaaatgatttatttcagcttttatttcttcatcacattcccagtgggtcagaagtttacgtacactcaattagtattggtagcattgtctttaaattgtttaacttgggtcaaacgttttgggtagccttccacaagcttcccacaataagttgggtgaattttgtcccattcctcctgacagagctggtgtaaccgagtcaggtttgtaggcctccttgctcacacacgcattttcagttctgccccacaaatcttctataggattgaggtcagggatttgtgatggtcactcccaataccttgactttgttgtccttaagccatttgccacaacttcggaagtatgcttggggtcattgtccatttggaagacccatttgcaccaagctttaacttcctgactgatttcttgagatgttgcttcaatatatccacatcattttccatcctcgaTGCCACCTATTGGaattcaccagtccctcctgcagcaaagcacccccacaacatgatgctgccacccgtgcttcacggttgggatggtgttcttcggcttgcaagcatccccctttttcctccaaacataacgatggtcattatggccaaacagttctattttgtttcatcagaccagaggacatttctccaaaaagtacaatctttgtccccatgtgcagttgcaaaccatagtctggcttttgtatggcagttttttggagcagtggcttcttccttgctgagcggccttcaggttatgtcgatataggactcgttttactggatatagatacttttgtacctgtttcctccagcatcttcacaaggtcctttgctgttgttctgggattgatttgcacttttgcttttgcaccaaagtacgttcatctctaggagacagagcgcgtctccttcctgagtggtatgacggctgcgtggtcccatggtgtttatacttgcgtactattgtttgtacagatgaacgtggtaccttcaggagtttggaaattgctcccaaggatgaatcagacttgtggaggtcttggctgatttcttttgattttcccataatgtcaagtaaagaggcactgagtttgaagataagccttgaaatacatccacaggtacacctccaattgactcaaattatgtcaactagcctatcagaagcttctaaagccatgacatcattttctggaattttctgagCTGTTtaaaagtcaacttagtgtatgtaaacttctgacccactggaattgtgatacagtgaattatatgtgaaataatctgtctgtaaacaatttttggaaacattacttgtgtcatgcacaaagtagatgtcctaaccgatatagttcgttaacaagaaatttgtggagtggttgaaaaatgagttttaacaAACTGCTATTTAAACTTTTGATTTCTGTTTTGATAAGagaggaaaggtgtgtgtgtgtatgaaaacaGACAATGCAAACAGTGTACCAGCATCTGCGGAGTCCACTGCTCTGTTTATTGATCTGACAGGATTACAGGTTATAGTCAGAGATCTTTAAGACTGATCAGCTCCATTCATCATCCACGCCCTCAGTGTCAAGGTccctaatcaatcaatcaataaaccaatcaatcaatacatttaTGTGATTGATAATATACAACAGAGTAGACGATGTTACACCCATGAATTTTTTGGGGAGGAAGCTAATCATAGAGCTACACTACATATATACAGAGGTWKgtggacaccccttcaaattcatggatttggctatttcagacacacccattgctgacaggtgtatataattgcgcatacagccatgcaatctccatagacaaacattggcagtagaatggcctgtactgaagagctcagtgactttcaacgtggcaccatcataggatgccacctttccaacaagtcagtttgtcaaatttctgccctgctagagctgccctggtcaactgtaagtgctgttattgtgaagtagaaacgtctaggagcaacagcggctcatccgcaaagcggtaggccacacaagctcacagaacgagaccgccgagtgctgaagcgtgtaaaaatcgtctgtcctcggttgcaacactcactactgagttccaaactgcctctggaagcaatgtcagcacaagaactattagtcgggagcttcatgaaatgggttttcgtggccgagcagccgcacacaagcctaagatcaMCATGCGCATTGCCAAGCGTCGGCTTaaatggtgtaaagcttgctaccattgggctctggagcagtggaaacacgttctctggagtgatgaatcacgcttcatcatctggaagtctgacggacaaatctggattttgcggatgccaggagaacgctacctgccccaatgcatagtgccaactgtgaagtttggtggaggaagaatattggtctggggctgtttttcagtgaagggaaatcttaatgctacagcatacaatgacgttctaaattactctgtgcttccaactttgtggcaacagtttggggaaggccctttcctgtttcagcatgacaatgcccccatgcacaaagcgaggtccatacagaaattgttttttgagattggtgtggaataacttgactggcaagcacagagccctgacctcaaccccattgaatgcctttgggatgaattggaactccgacaGCGAGACAGggctaatcacccaacatcagtgcctgacctcaccaatgctcttgtggctgaatggaagcaagtccccgtagcaatgttccaacatccagtggaaagcctttccagaagattggaggctgttatagcagcaaaggggggaccaactccatattaatgcccatggttttggaatgagatgttcgacgagcaggtgtccacatacttttggtcatgtagtgtatgtgtctaAAGGTAACTTCAACCTTTAGTCTTTAGAACAGCTTATTAATTAAACAAACTTGGCATGTTCAGAAACCTTTAAATGGACCATTGGAAGTTCTACAACATGAGCTCTTTCCTTCTTGACCCTTTAGTTAGTCAGGGCCAAACCCTAACATgagtagggctggcacaattattgTATAATCATGTAACTGACAATTATGAACAGTAACCGTGAACTAAAATAAAGTATTGTCCTAATAAATTCATTTTAGGAGAAGGGAGGATTCAACTTTATATTCAAGtagatatacagtatctacagtacaatttcaaagattttactgagttacagttcatataaggaaatcagtcaatttaaataaataaattaggccctattctctggatttcacaactgggcaggggtgcagacaTGGGTGGGCCTTGTAGGGCATAGGCCACCCACtccagagccaggcccagccaaacaGATTAGTTTTCcccataaaagggctttattacatacaGAAATGCTCCTCAGCACTGGTCCCCCCCCTCAggcaatcccgcaggtgaagacgcttgttgtggaggtccttggctggcatGGTGACACGTGGTCtggggttgtgaggccagttggacgtactgccaaattctctaaaacgacactgaatgcagcttatggtagagaaattaatattcaattgtctgacaacagctctggtggacattccctgcaagtcagcatgacaattgcacgctccctcaaaacttgagtcatctgtggcattgcgttgtgacaaaactgcacattttaaagtggccttttattgtccccagcacaaggtacacatgggtaatgatcatgctgtgtaATTAGCTTATtgttatgtcacacctgtcaggtggatggattatcttggcaaaggagaaaagctcactaacagggaagtaaacaaatttgtgcacaacatgagaacatttctggaattttttatttcagctcatgaaacatggggccacACGTTTATATGTTTGTGTTCAGTGGTTACCCAATAGCAGTTTTACAAGAAATGGGTAATGTTGGTAATAATTTTAAGAGCAGCACGGCACGGTCGGGAGGAGAACCTTAAATTTACAAACATAAGTGTGTAAACTTTGCAGAAGTGTGTTGTATTCATGGTCATAGTCAACGTTTAAAGATTACAAGCTCAAAACTTCTTTCAACAAAAATGACAACCGTGGCTATTTCCATGACAATTAATCGTTACCCAACATTCCATAATCGTCCCTAAACATGAAGACTGTGTGTAAACATCAATATTTTATGTAAACCATGCCAATAGGAGATTCTCATGAAATTCCATCATGTAAACATGGTTCTGAAGTTTGAATTTGGCTGTTAATGCATGGGAATCCATATCCTTTGTGTATGCCTGTTGGTCTCTGCTTTAGCCAACCTGTCCTGTCTAAACCTTTGTGTACTTGTTAATACTGGGACAGTCAGGCAGCCAGTCTAGGTAAAACAAGGGTGTGACTCTAAACCGACAGAaaattgaagtgtgtgtgtaggttatcCCATCCAAGAATTTGAGCTActcaaaacaaaaatacaaaaatacgtGAGAACTGGGAAAACAACATCTCCTTACATCAGTACCAATCAGAAGACAGGATGGAGTTTATTGGCCAATGAAATGGCAATTATTTCTAGAAGCCAATCATGTCGCTTTGGATCTAGAACAGTGGTGTCAGCCAACTAAAGGTTAGTTCTTTGTGTTCCAGAATCAATACAAAAATAGCTCTATTCTGAGGAACTATTGAGAGTTAACGTACTTTACAAAATACTGGCAGCAATAAATTAAGTCTATTTCAGCATTTTACATAAAATCTGATccgattaaaaaaaatgtctcaTTTAAATTCACATATATAGTATGCAACCATTTTGAGAGCAATTCCTGATTTCAAACCTTGAGAGGACTCCCTTTGTGTCTCTACCAGTTCTGAAGCAAAAAGGTAGAAGTTGCTCCTAACCATTGGTCTAGGATTAGATATTCTTTCATACCCTCAACAGTTAACATAAGAATTGAGAAACGAcaaactgattctagatctggGGTTAAGGCCAACTTGTACCTGAAGCCTATAAACTATTGCCTGGGTTTACAAAGCAACACTAACGCCCCCTAAAGGCAGACTGTCACTCACACCTCATCATATTACTCCAGCATTATTGAGAGGAGCACAGTGGCCCCTGGTGGGGTTTACAGTGAACAACATTCTCATCCACATACAGTTAACGCAACAATTAACTTTACAGGTACTCCGCAATATAACATCATACAAAGCTGGGACACTTCCTGCTTACACATATCAACAAAAACCGAATCCAAATCTGATGGCTCTTTCAATCTGCACCTCAATAAGGGAATTTTGTTAATTTCTATCAGCAGGAATTGGCCCAGGTGTGTAGAATGATGTtatattgctgagtctacctttaacacGGACAGTTAGGACAGCGGTTGTCAAATTCATCACAACAATTCTTATGAAAGGGATTGGAAACTCATTAGCAAAATATTTAACAAAACTCACTGGAGACTAGCAAAACAGAATCAACAATTGTTCTGGTTAGCATTTATGTGCGTTGATAAAGTAGTGTCAATACATGACATATTCACTTTCATAGGAAATTGTAAATTTTCAGTTGCAAACAGTTTAGCAGGGATGTTATTAGTTGAACCACATCTGAAAGTCTCTTTCTTATTGGCTGTCTGAACGGGGTAAAGAGGGTATTGGTTRGTTTATGTGCGTATCGATTCTTCCTCTCCACTGTTCCTCTCAATTCTCCCTTGCTCTGAACACCTGCTTGCTCCGAAGGGCAAAGGAAGGGGGTTGATAGAGAGAAAACGGAAGAGATGGCAAAGAGAGATGGCTGAATGAagaggattttctttatttttccttctctacttctctccctccctccttccgctGCGCTATCCTCTTCTCGTGCTGGTGCTTGGTGATTCCGTACTTGAAGAACTCATAGACAGACCAGCTGATGGCTGTGGAGGGCATCTGATAGATCACCCTGGCCTGGACTCCTTTAAAGAACCCAGGCAGGCCGCCCAGCCTGTACACTGTCCGGAAGGCATGGGCCAGGcctgtgatgtgtctgtgtgtcccctgACCTCCACCCTGGCCTGCAGCGGGGAGCCCCACCAGGGACTCCTGGGTGTTGAGCAGGGTCTTGCAGACATCCAGAGGGGTGGTGGCTGCAGCAGCAATGGCCCCGGCCA from Salvelinus sp. IW2-2015 unplaced genomic scaffold, ASM291031v2 Un_scaffold312, whole genome shotgun sequence encodes:
- the LOC112068234 gene encoding mitoferrin-2, with the translated sequence MNPSEVVKQRLQMYNSPYRGVMDCVRAVWQREGAAAFYRSYTTQLTMNVPFQVLHFMTYESLQELLNPHRQYNLSSHMVSGALAGAIAAAATTPLDVCKTLLNTQESLVGLPAAGQGGGQGTHRHITGLAHAFRTVYRLGGLPGFFKGVQARVIYQMPSTAISWSVYEFFKYGITKHQHEKRIAQRKEGGREVEKEK